Proteins encoded within one genomic window of Ctenopharyngodon idella isolate HZGC_01 chromosome 6, HZGC01, whole genome shotgun sequence:
- the mbd6 gene encoding methyl-CpG-binding domain protein 6 isoform X2 codes for MTGGSESAAGEKDGGTALIAQIPVGWQRKVEDGVVSYISPSGTVLRSVDEVRVYLRTDGTCKCGLECPLVPNKVFNFDPAAMVQAPGHHSSKIEEDMTKLCNHRRKVDAMAALCQSMQPSQLPPPAQATGVVCSVDSRELRGSMVAHGDGAHCTYPQPRHNQPKSNIGFPLSSSRSVLQNGSVNLAPISRPPEQGSPLKKPPTPVGCMPAYAKQQWSPHPPLSQNIPQRTVHNPSSPSNAKPSVHTHVHPPDPSNSFSLSPSSSVALSGRAAPPHSQGVSVKSPSPLSPSRTLDTFSPHQRSRHSSTSSLSEHGAPGSVFIQGVKPLQATMPCSSPKHPLAPSSPCSRLEGILQHYKDCSTSNISSNANQSNHQVSQASSLAHPNVGDKRNGLSSSQAPELLGLPLGQILNQQKIQQKSHINNSFPASSLLSAAAKAQLANQKTPGQLSAADALAALPLSGLDKEQQSKVLISTLNSSVHPTSARAQSLTALLLPHSPSLSPASPAVAEKNLRRKRQRHSPTVLSMLKDSQLGRTAGDLSGPPLLISPCLSPPSPPVPHSDNHRLSVAPPNASFSNNALRLQDSEEGRKPGLANSLPLSSPSPSQPLSALLQLLSMQSATQQSSGTTAMPSNRHTNTLASSPRPITPQTPHCEGQSTLRVHNPTPQLQAQSTVPMPETPAQQPQSQPFTLMGDETTMNLKTTSSNTILNLSQPHTGTTPDLSSSILSMMNQMSSTSCLPPFPEKSCGSKTTETCPDHNAYQINQSNHHQAVESKGPVETMDQPDSDTRLLGGCEPEHSLSLSAAPSSDLSNPATDPAVSLPLAEAFPFMTQEQLLQLLSSNAGLPSLLPPFLGSLPLGVWTGGTQAQQPQPTSAILNQGSPLNVLNQGELPLNLVSLLNPPGSASALPPVAGVEGGEKPPGLQALLMASLLLGQNPAAMLPLPALNLELPTPQQQVFADLEKTPALLDSVLMGPGLLEALQTLAPSADGQSLLLSAPLTPPPPAFLSLNPALLAAALAQTEPLPNHTPSPPPHSQGTLSSPALVSTSVSCGSLVSTSGPEVCDPLAEQDKNNGQTPHFLPHLLAPGVLGDLTALGNINSLHSLLGAGPLLLPQGPSLGVPLPQNQTALNPLTCLQLTMTPALMGEKPVSLHQTPPSQEELPPAQISQDSLLNPVQTPAQQREGSGTGLFDPYGSFMDTIYTSFLQVSERGAEGGSDSTPLSYPELPPLLQQASAPPSLSPRRACSVHNPDLSRLGMEMAQSPARGTPKLSEDPSTPPPCRPAGADALLDAPLHPAFMEEAKTDGSAKVCLYSNGIGSGTDGRGDNDEEDEADEEVDGRRLQGYLSPGERAVDDISSRDAEQVRTEDMHTGARRGRKRKQSLQRGPDLPGGIDSIIEQPTATISLSRPARSTRGKRRRVVR; via the exons ATGACGGGGGGCAGTGAGAGTGCAGCAGGAGAAAAAGATGGAGGTACGGCGCTCATCGCTCAGATCCCGGTTGGCTGGCAGAGGAAAGTGGAAGATGGGGTTGTGTCTTACATCAG CCCGAGTGGTACAGTCCTTCGATCTGTGGATGAGGTGAGGGTGTATCTGCGGACAGACGGCACATGTAAGTGTGGTCTCGAGTGCCCGCTTGTCCCAAATAAG GTCTTTAATTTTGACCCTGCTGCGATGGTCCAAGCTCCTGGTCATCATTCGAGTAAAATAGAGGAAGACATGACCAAACTCTGTAACCATCGCAGGAAAGTTGATGCCATGGCGGCATTATGCCAAAGCATGCAGCCCTCCCAACTCCCCCCGCCGGCTCAAGCCACAG GTGTTGTATGCTCAGTGGACAGCAGAGAGCTGAGAGGATCGATGGTGGCTCATGGAGACGGCGCCCACTGCACTTACCCTCAGCCAAGACACAACCAGCCCAAATCCAACATTGGCTTTCCTCTGTCCTCTTCTCGCTCTGTTCTGCAAAACGGTTCTGTTAACCTCGCCCCTATTTCACGACCTCCAGAACAGGGTTCACCTTTAAAGAAGCCCCCAACGCCAGTGGGCTGTATGCCTGCTTATGCGAAACAGCAGTGGAGCCCTCATCCACCGCTCTCCCAAAACATCCCCCAAAGGACAGTGCATAACCCTTCTTCTCCAAGCAATGCAAAACCAAGTGTACACACACATGTGCATCCCCCAGACCCTTCCAACTCCTTTTCCTTATCCCCCTCTTCCTCTGTAGCTCTGAGTGGTCGAGCAGCTCCGCCACATTCACAGGGAGTGAGTGTTAAGTCGCCCTCTCCTCTGTCACCCTCACGTACCCTAGACACCTTCTCACCCCATCAACGCTCTCGCCACTCCTCGACATCCTCGCTCTCGGAGCACGGGGCCCCGGGGTCTGTCTTCATCCAGGGGGTCAAACCGTTGCAGGCCACCATGCCGTGCTCTTCTCCCAAGCATCCTCTTGCGCCTTCCAGTCCGTGTAGTCGCTTGGAGGGCATTCTGCAGCACTATAAAGACTGTAGTACCTCCAACATCAGCTCCAATGCTAACCAAAGCAACCATCAGGTGTCACAAGCCTCGTCGCTGGCGCATCCCAACGTAGGTGACAAGAGGAACGGATTGAGTTCTTCTCAAGCTCCAGAACTGCTCGGCCTTCCACTAGGACAGATTCTCAACCAACAGAAGATCCAGCAAAAGAGCCACATAaataactctttccctgccagcaGCCTCCTTTCTGCCGCCGCTAAAGCCCAGCTGGCCAACCAGAAAACCCCAGGCCAGCTCAGTGCAGCCGATGCGCTGGCCGCACTCCCTCTTAGTGGCCTGGACAAGGAGCAGCAGTCAAAGGTATTGATTAGCACTTTAAACAGTAGCGTCCACCCCACTTCCGCCAGAGCACAGTCCCTCACCGCCCTGTTGCTCCCGCACTCCCCTTCCCTTTCCCCAGCTTCCCCTGCTGTCGCTGAGAAAAACTTGCGGCGCAAACGGCAGAGGCATTCGCCCACCGTTTTGAGCATGCTGAAAGACTCACAATTGGGTCGGACTGCAGGAGATCTATCCGGGCCTCCGCTGCTTATCTCCCCATGCCTTTCGCCACCTTCTCCTCCTGTACCTCACTCAGACAACCACCGGCTGTCTGTCGCTCCTCCGAATGCCTCCTTCTCGAACAATGCTCTTAGGCTGCAGGATTCGGAGGAAGGCAGGAAGCCTGGACTTGCTAATTCTCTCCCGCTTTCCTCCCCATCTCCTTCCCAGCCCCTTTCTGCCTTGCTTCAGCTTCTTAGCATGCAGAGCGCAACCCAGCAGTCCAGCGGCACCACTGCCATGCCTAGCAACAGGCACACGAACACGCTGGCCTCTTCACCCAGACCCATCACTCCACAAACACCCCACTGCGAAGGACAGTCCACATTACGTGTACACAACCCCACCCCACAACTTCAAGCCCAAAGCACAGTGCCCATGCCCGAAACTCCTGCCCAGCAGCCCCAATCCCAACCCTTTACTTTGATGGGTGACGAAACAACCATGAACCTCAAAACAACCTCCAGCAACACCATCCTGAACTTGAGCCAGCCCCACACGGGCACGACGCCGGACCTCAGCAGTTCGATTCTGAGCATGATGAACCAGATGTCCTCAACCTCCTGCTTGCCCCCGTTCCCGGAGAAAAGTTGTGGGTCCAAAACGACAGAGACTTGTCCTGACCACAACGCCTACCAAATTAACCAGTCAAATCACCACCAAGCTGTGGAAAGTAAAG GTCCTGTAGAGACAATGGATCAGCCGGACTCGGACACAAGATTGCTGGGTGGCTGTGAGCCCGAGCACAGCCTCTCTCTATCCGCTGCCCCGTCTTCCGATCTTTCTAATCCCGCAACCGACCCCGCTGTTTCCCTACCACTAGCAGAGGCTTTTCCCTTCATGACCCAAGAACAGCTCCTCCAGCTTCTCTCCTCCAATGCCGGTCTGCCCTCCCTGCTGCCGCCCTTCCTCGGCTCCCTGCCTTTAGGGGTCTGGACGGGCGGCACCCAAGCCCAGCAACCACAGCCAACCAGCGCCATCCTGAACCAGGGCTCTCCTCTCAATGTCCTAAACCAGGGCGAGCTTCCTCTCAACCTGGTGAGCCTGTTAAATCCACCAGGCTCGGCTTCAGCGCTGCCCCCTGTTGCAGGGGTGGAAGGCGGTGAAAAGCCCCCTGGGCTTCAAGCCCTACTCATGGCTTCTTTGCTGCTCGGGCAGAATCCAGCTGCCATGTTGCCCTTGCCAGCGCTCAACCTGGAGCTTCCTACGCCACAGCAGCAGGTCTTTGCGGACCTGGAGAAAACCCCTGCTCTGCTGGACTCGGTCCTGATGGGGCCGGGGCTCCTGGAGGCTCTTCAAACTCTAGCGCCCAGCGCAGACGGCCAGTCGCTTCTTCTTTCCGCACCACTCACTCCACCCCCTCCCGCCTTCCTGTCCCTCAACCCCGCTCTGCTGGCCGCAGCTCTCGCCCAGACCGAACCCCTTCCCAACCACACGCCATCCCCCCCGCCTCATTCTCAG GGGACTCTGTCCAGCCCTGCTCTAGTTTCTACCTCGGTGTCCTGCGGCTCTCTGGTCTCCACCTCGGGGCCGGAAGTGTGTGACCCCCTGGCTGAGCAGGACAAGAACAACGGCCAGACACCTCACTTCCTGCCGCATCTACTCGCCCCTGGGGTTCTTG GTGACCTCACAGCTCTGGGTAACATCAACAGTCTTCATAGTTTACTAGGAGCCGGACCTCTGCTGCTGCCGCAGGGCCCGTCTCTGGGCGTCCCGCTGCCACAGAACCAAACGGCTCTCAACCCGCTCACCTGTCTGCAG ctGACGATGACGCCCGCGCTCATGGGAGAGAAGCCAGTGAGTCTGCATCAGACCCCTCCGTCACAAGAAGAGCTTCCGCCGGCTCAGATATCCCAGGATTCCTTGCTCAACCCGGTCCAGACACCTGCACAGCAGAGAGAGGGCTCCGGCACGGGGCTGTTTGACCCGTACGGTTCCTTCATGGACACCATCTACACGTCCTTCCTGCAGGTGAGCGAGCGCGGTGCCGAGGGCGGCTCTGACTCCACGCCGCTGTCGTACCCCGAGCTGCCGCCCCTCCTTCAGCAGGCCAGCGCCCCGCCGTCCCTCAGCCCGCGCCGGGCGTGTTCGGTCCACAACCCGGACCTGTCCCGCCTCGGCATGGAGATGGCCCAGTCTCCGGCCCGCGGCACACCCAAACTCAGCGAGGACCCCTCGACGCCGCCGCCCTGCAGGCCGGCCGGAGCGGACGCTCTGTTAGACGCCCCGCTGCATCCCGCCTTCATGGAGGAAGCGAAGACAGATGGGTCGGCCAAAGTGTGCCTCTATAGCAACGGGATCGGTTCAGGAACAGATGGAAGAGGAGACAATGACGAGGAGGATGAGGCAGATGAGGAGGTGGATGGACGAAGGCTGCAGGGATATTTGAGTCCGGGTGAGAGGGCGGTCGATGACATCAGCAGCAGAGACGCAGAGCAAGTGAGG ACTGAAGACATGCACACAGGAGCCAGAAGGGGGCGCAAGAGGAAACAGTC ACTGCAGAGGGGTCCAGACCTGCCGGGCGGCATAGACAGCATCATAGAGCAGCCCACTGCGAcg ATATCGCTGTCGAGGCCGGCGCGTTCCACCAGAGGGAAGAGACGCCGCGTGGTCCGATAG
- the mbd6 gene encoding methyl-CpG-binding domain protein 5 isoform X1: MTGGSESAAGEKDGGTALIAQIPVGWQRKVEDGVVSYISPSGTVLRSVDEVRVYLRTDGTCKCGLECPLVPNKVFNFDPAAMVQAPGHHSSKIEEDMTKLCNHRRKVDAMAALCQSMQPSQLPPPAQATGGVVCSVDSRELRGSMVAHGDGAHCTYPQPRHNQPKSNIGFPLSSSRSVLQNGSVNLAPISRPPEQGSPLKKPPTPVGCMPAYAKQQWSPHPPLSQNIPQRTVHNPSSPSNAKPSVHTHVHPPDPSNSFSLSPSSSVALSGRAAPPHSQGVSVKSPSPLSPSRTLDTFSPHQRSRHSSTSSLSEHGAPGSVFIQGVKPLQATMPCSSPKHPLAPSSPCSRLEGILQHYKDCSTSNISSNANQSNHQVSQASSLAHPNVGDKRNGLSSSQAPELLGLPLGQILNQQKIQQKSHINNSFPASSLLSAAAKAQLANQKTPGQLSAADALAALPLSGLDKEQQSKVLISTLNSSVHPTSARAQSLTALLLPHSPSLSPASPAVAEKNLRRKRQRHSPTVLSMLKDSQLGRTAGDLSGPPLLISPCLSPPSPPVPHSDNHRLSVAPPNASFSNNALRLQDSEEGRKPGLANSLPLSSPSPSQPLSALLQLLSMQSATQQSSGTTAMPSNRHTNTLASSPRPITPQTPHCEGQSTLRVHNPTPQLQAQSTVPMPETPAQQPQSQPFTLMGDETTMNLKTTSSNTILNLSQPHTGTTPDLSSSILSMMNQMSSTSCLPPFPEKSCGSKTTETCPDHNAYQINQSNHHQAVESKGPVETMDQPDSDTRLLGGCEPEHSLSLSAAPSSDLSNPATDPAVSLPLAEAFPFMTQEQLLQLLSSNAGLPSLLPPFLGSLPLGVWTGGTQAQQPQPTSAILNQGSPLNVLNQGELPLNLVSLLNPPGSASALPPVAGVEGGEKPPGLQALLMASLLLGQNPAAMLPLPALNLELPTPQQQVFADLEKTPALLDSVLMGPGLLEALQTLAPSADGQSLLLSAPLTPPPPAFLSLNPALLAAALAQTEPLPNHTPSPPPHSQGTLSSPALVSTSVSCGSLVSTSGPEVCDPLAEQDKNNGQTPHFLPHLLAPGVLGDLTALGNINSLHSLLGAGPLLLPQGPSLGVPLPQNQTALNPLTCLQLTMTPALMGEKPVSLHQTPPSQEELPPAQISQDSLLNPVQTPAQQREGSGTGLFDPYGSFMDTIYTSFLQVSERGAEGGSDSTPLSYPELPPLLQQASAPPSLSPRRACSVHNPDLSRLGMEMAQSPARGTPKLSEDPSTPPPCRPAGADALLDAPLHPAFMEEAKTDGSAKVCLYSNGIGSGTDGRGDNDEEDEADEEVDGRRLQGYLSPGERAVDDISSRDAEQVRTEDMHTGARRGRKRKQSLQRGPDLPGGIDSIIEQPTATISLSRPARSTRGKRRRVVR; the protein is encoded by the exons ATGACGGGGGGCAGTGAGAGTGCAGCAGGAGAAAAAGATGGAGGTACGGCGCTCATCGCTCAGATCCCGGTTGGCTGGCAGAGGAAAGTGGAAGATGGGGTTGTGTCTTACATCAG CCCGAGTGGTACAGTCCTTCGATCTGTGGATGAGGTGAGGGTGTATCTGCGGACAGACGGCACATGTAAGTGTGGTCTCGAGTGCCCGCTTGTCCCAAATAAG GTCTTTAATTTTGACCCTGCTGCGATGGTCCAAGCTCCTGGTCATCATTCGAGTAAAATAGAGGAAGACATGACCAAACTCTGTAACCATCGCAGGAAAGTTGATGCCATGGCGGCATTATGCCAAAGCATGCAGCCCTCCCAACTCCCCCCGCCGGCTCAAGCCACAG GAGGTGTTGTATGCTCAGTGGACAGCAGAGAGCTGAGAGGATCGATGGTGGCTCATGGAGACGGCGCCCACTGCACTTACCCTCAGCCAAGACACAACCAGCCCAAATCCAACATTGGCTTTCCTCTGTCCTCTTCTCGCTCTGTTCTGCAAAACGGTTCTGTTAACCTCGCCCCTATTTCACGACCTCCAGAACAGGGTTCACCTTTAAAGAAGCCCCCAACGCCAGTGGGCTGTATGCCTGCTTATGCGAAACAGCAGTGGAGCCCTCATCCACCGCTCTCCCAAAACATCCCCCAAAGGACAGTGCATAACCCTTCTTCTCCAAGCAATGCAAAACCAAGTGTACACACACATGTGCATCCCCCAGACCCTTCCAACTCCTTTTCCTTATCCCCCTCTTCCTCTGTAGCTCTGAGTGGTCGAGCAGCTCCGCCACATTCACAGGGAGTGAGTGTTAAGTCGCCCTCTCCTCTGTCACCCTCACGTACCCTAGACACCTTCTCACCCCATCAACGCTCTCGCCACTCCTCGACATCCTCGCTCTCGGAGCACGGGGCCCCGGGGTCTGTCTTCATCCAGGGGGTCAAACCGTTGCAGGCCACCATGCCGTGCTCTTCTCCCAAGCATCCTCTTGCGCCTTCCAGTCCGTGTAGTCGCTTGGAGGGCATTCTGCAGCACTATAAAGACTGTAGTACCTCCAACATCAGCTCCAATGCTAACCAAAGCAACCATCAGGTGTCACAAGCCTCGTCGCTGGCGCATCCCAACGTAGGTGACAAGAGGAACGGATTGAGTTCTTCTCAAGCTCCAGAACTGCTCGGCCTTCCACTAGGACAGATTCTCAACCAACAGAAGATCCAGCAAAAGAGCCACATAaataactctttccctgccagcaGCCTCCTTTCTGCCGCCGCTAAAGCCCAGCTGGCCAACCAGAAAACCCCAGGCCAGCTCAGTGCAGCCGATGCGCTGGCCGCACTCCCTCTTAGTGGCCTGGACAAGGAGCAGCAGTCAAAGGTATTGATTAGCACTTTAAACAGTAGCGTCCACCCCACTTCCGCCAGAGCACAGTCCCTCACCGCCCTGTTGCTCCCGCACTCCCCTTCCCTTTCCCCAGCTTCCCCTGCTGTCGCTGAGAAAAACTTGCGGCGCAAACGGCAGAGGCATTCGCCCACCGTTTTGAGCATGCTGAAAGACTCACAATTGGGTCGGACTGCAGGAGATCTATCCGGGCCTCCGCTGCTTATCTCCCCATGCCTTTCGCCACCTTCTCCTCCTGTACCTCACTCAGACAACCACCGGCTGTCTGTCGCTCCTCCGAATGCCTCCTTCTCGAACAATGCTCTTAGGCTGCAGGATTCGGAGGAAGGCAGGAAGCCTGGACTTGCTAATTCTCTCCCGCTTTCCTCCCCATCTCCTTCCCAGCCCCTTTCTGCCTTGCTTCAGCTTCTTAGCATGCAGAGCGCAACCCAGCAGTCCAGCGGCACCACTGCCATGCCTAGCAACAGGCACACGAACACGCTGGCCTCTTCACCCAGACCCATCACTCCACAAACACCCCACTGCGAAGGACAGTCCACATTACGTGTACACAACCCCACCCCACAACTTCAAGCCCAAAGCACAGTGCCCATGCCCGAAACTCCTGCCCAGCAGCCCCAATCCCAACCCTTTACTTTGATGGGTGACGAAACAACCATGAACCTCAAAACAACCTCCAGCAACACCATCCTGAACTTGAGCCAGCCCCACACGGGCACGACGCCGGACCTCAGCAGTTCGATTCTGAGCATGATGAACCAGATGTCCTCAACCTCCTGCTTGCCCCCGTTCCCGGAGAAAAGTTGTGGGTCCAAAACGACAGAGACTTGTCCTGACCACAACGCCTACCAAATTAACCAGTCAAATCACCACCAAGCTGTGGAAAGTAAAG GTCCTGTAGAGACAATGGATCAGCCGGACTCGGACACAAGATTGCTGGGTGGCTGTGAGCCCGAGCACAGCCTCTCTCTATCCGCTGCCCCGTCTTCCGATCTTTCTAATCCCGCAACCGACCCCGCTGTTTCCCTACCACTAGCAGAGGCTTTTCCCTTCATGACCCAAGAACAGCTCCTCCAGCTTCTCTCCTCCAATGCCGGTCTGCCCTCCCTGCTGCCGCCCTTCCTCGGCTCCCTGCCTTTAGGGGTCTGGACGGGCGGCACCCAAGCCCAGCAACCACAGCCAACCAGCGCCATCCTGAACCAGGGCTCTCCTCTCAATGTCCTAAACCAGGGCGAGCTTCCTCTCAACCTGGTGAGCCTGTTAAATCCACCAGGCTCGGCTTCAGCGCTGCCCCCTGTTGCAGGGGTGGAAGGCGGTGAAAAGCCCCCTGGGCTTCAAGCCCTACTCATGGCTTCTTTGCTGCTCGGGCAGAATCCAGCTGCCATGTTGCCCTTGCCAGCGCTCAACCTGGAGCTTCCTACGCCACAGCAGCAGGTCTTTGCGGACCTGGAGAAAACCCCTGCTCTGCTGGACTCGGTCCTGATGGGGCCGGGGCTCCTGGAGGCTCTTCAAACTCTAGCGCCCAGCGCAGACGGCCAGTCGCTTCTTCTTTCCGCACCACTCACTCCACCCCCTCCCGCCTTCCTGTCCCTCAACCCCGCTCTGCTGGCCGCAGCTCTCGCCCAGACCGAACCCCTTCCCAACCACACGCCATCCCCCCCGCCTCATTCTCAG GGGACTCTGTCCAGCCCTGCTCTAGTTTCTACCTCGGTGTCCTGCGGCTCTCTGGTCTCCACCTCGGGGCCGGAAGTGTGTGACCCCCTGGCTGAGCAGGACAAGAACAACGGCCAGACACCTCACTTCCTGCCGCATCTACTCGCCCCTGGGGTTCTTG GTGACCTCACAGCTCTGGGTAACATCAACAGTCTTCATAGTTTACTAGGAGCCGGACCTCTGCTGCTGCCGCAGGGCCCGTCTCTGGGCGTCCCGCTGCCACAGAACCAAACGGCTCTCAACCCGCTCACCTGTCTGCAG ctGACGATGACGCCCGCGCTCATGGGAGAGAAGCCAGTGAGTCTGCATCAGACCCCTCCGTCACAAGAAGAGCTTCCGCCGGCTCAGATATCCCAGGATTCCTTGCTCAACCCGGTCCAGACACCTGCACAGCAGAGAGAGGGCTCCGGCACGGGGCTGTTTGACCCGTACGGTTCCTTCATGGACACCATCTACACGTCCTTCCTGCAGGTGAGCGAGCGCGGTGCCGAGGGCGGCTCTGACTCCACGCCGCTGTCGTACCCCGAGCTGCCGCCCCTCCTTCAGCAGGCCAGCGCCCCGCCGTCCCTCAGCCCGCGCCGGGCGTGTTCGGTCCACAACCCGGACCTGTCCCGCCTCGGCATGGAGATGGCCCAGTCTCCGGCCCGCGGCACACCCAAACTCAGCGAGGACCCCTCGACGCCGCCGCCCTGCAGGCCGGCCGGAGCGGACGCTCTGTTAGACGCCCCGCTGCATCCCGCCTTCATGGAGGAAGCGAAGACAGATGGGTCGGCCAAAGTGTGCCTCTATAGCAACGGGATCGGTTCAGGAACAGATGGAAGAGGAGACAATGACGAGGAGGATGAGGCAGATGAGGAGGTGGATGGACGAAGGCTGCAGGGATATTTGAGTCCGGGTGAGAGGGCGGTCGATGACATCAGCAGCAGAGACGCAGAGCAAGTGAGG ACTGAAGACATGCACACAGGAGCCAGAAGGGGGCGCAAGAGGAAACAGTC ACTGCAGAGGGGTCCAGACCTGCCGGGCGGCATAGACAGCATCATAGAGCAGCCCACTGCGAcg ATATCGCTGTCGAGGCCGGCGCGTTCCACCAGAGGGAAGAGACGCCGCGTGGTCCGATAG
- the mbd6 gene encoding methyl-CpG-binding domain protein 5 isoform X3: MTGGSESAAGEKDGGTALIAQIPVGWQRKVEDGVVSYISPSGTVLRSVDEVRVYLRTDGTCKCGLECPLVPNKVFNFDPAAMVQAPGHHSSKIEEDMTKLCNHRRKVDAMAALCQSMQPSQLPPPAQATGGVVCSVDSRELRGSMVAHGDGAHCTYPQPRHNQPKSNIGFPLSSSRSVLQNGSVNLAPISRPPEQGSPLKKPPTPVGCMPAYAKQQWSPHPPLSQNIPQRTVHNPSSPSNAKPSVHTHVHPPDPSNSFSLSPSSSVALSGRAAPPHSQGVSVKSPSPLSPSRTLDTFSPHQRSRHSSTSSLSEHGAPGSVFIQGVKPLQATMPCSSPKHPLAPSSPCSRLEGILQHYKDCSTSNISSNANQSNHQVSQASSLAHPNVGDKRNGLSSSQAPELLGLPLGQILNQQKIQQKSHINNSFPASSLLSAAAKAQLANQKTPGQLSAADALAALPLSGLDKEQQSKGTLSSPALVSTSVSCGSLVSTSGPEVCDPLAEQDKNNGQTPHFLPHLLAPGVLGDLTALGNINSLHSLLGAGPLLLPQGPSLGVPLPQNQTALNPLTCLQLTMTPALMGEKPVSLHQTPPSQEELPPAQISQDSLLNPVQTPAQQREGSGTGLFDPYGSFMDTIYTSFLQVSERGAEGGSDSTPLSYPELPPLLQQASAPPSLSPRRACSVHNPDLSRLGMEMAQSPARGTPKLSEDPSTPPPCRPAGADALLDAPLHPAFMEEAKTDGSAKVCLYSNGIGSGTDGRGDNDEEDEADEEVDGRRLQGYLSPGERAVDDISSRDAEQVRTEDMHTGARRGRKRKQSLQRGPDLPGGIDSIIEQPTATISLSRPARSTRGKRRRVVR; the protein is encoded by the exons ATGACGGGGGGCAGTGAGAGTGCAGCAGGAGAAAAAGATGGAGGTACGGCGCTCATCGCTCAGATCCCGGTTGGCTGGCAGAGGAAAGTGGAAGATGGGGTTGTGTCTTACATCAG CCCGAGTGGTACAGTCCTTCGATCTGTGGATGAGGTGAGGGTGTATCTGCGGACAGACGGCACATGTAAGTGTGGTCTCGAGTGCCCGCTTGTCCCAAATAAG GTCTTTAATTTTGACCCTGCTGCGATGGTCCAAGCTCCTGGTCATCATTCGAGTAAAATAGAGGAAGACATGACCAAACTCTGTAACCATCGCAGGAAAGTTGATGCCATGGCGGCATTATGCCAAAGCATGCAGCCCTCCCAACTCCCCCCGCCGGCTCAAGCCACAG GAGGTGTTGTATGCTCAGTGGACAGCAGAGAGCTGAGAGGATCGATGGTGGCTCATGGAGACGGCGCCCACTGCACTTACCCTCAGCCAAGACACAACCAGCCCAAATCCAACATTGGCTTTCCTCTGTCCTCTTCTCGCTCTGTTCTGCAAAACGGTTCTGTTAACCTCGCCCCTATTTCACGACCTCCAGAACAGGGTTCACCTTTAAAGAAGCCCCCAACGCCAGTGGGCTGTATGCCTGCTTATGCGAAACAGCAGTGGAGCCCTCATCCACCGCTCTCCCAAAACATCCCCCAAAGGACAGTGCATAACCCTTCTTCTCCAAGCAATGCAAAACCAAGTGTACACACACATGTGCATCCCCCAGACCCTTCCAACTCCTTTTCCTTATCCCCCTCTTCCTCTGTAGCTCTGAGTGGTCGAGCAGCTCCGCCACATTCACAGGGAGTGAGTGTTAAGTCGCCCTCTCCTCTGTCACCCTCACGTACCCTAGACACCTTCTCACCCCATCAACGCTCTCGCCACTCCTCGACATCCTCGCTCTCGGAGCACGGGGCCCCGGGGTCTGTCTTCATCCAGGGGGTCAAACCGTTGCAGGCCACCATGCCGTGCTCTTCTCCCAAGCATCCTCTTGCGCCTTCCAGTCCGTGTAGTCGCTTGGAGGGCATTCTGCAGCACTATAAAGACTGTAGTACCTCCAACATCAGCTCCAATGCTAACCAAAGCAACCATCAGGTGTCACAAGCCTCGTCGCTGGCGCATCCCAACGTAGGTGACAAGAGGAACGGATTGAGTTCTTCTCAAGCTCCAGAACTGCTCGGCCTTCCACTAGGACAGATTCTCAACCAACAGAAGATCCAGCAAAAGAGCCACATAaataactctttccctgccagcaGCCTCCTTTCTGCCGCCGCTAAAGCCCAGCTGGCCAACCAGAAAACCCCAGGCCAGCTCAGTGCAGCCGATGCGCTGGCCGCACTCCCTCTTAGTGGCCTGGACAAGGAGCAGCAGTCAAAG GGGACTCTGTCCAGCCCTGCTCTAGTTTCTACCTCGGTGTCCTGCGGCTCTCTGGTCTCCACCTCGGGGCCGGAAGTGTGTGACCCCCTGGCTGAGCAGGACAAGAACAACGGCCAGACACCTCACTTCCTGCCGCATCTACTCGCCCCTGGGGTTCTTG GTGACCTCACAGCTCTGGGTAACATCAACAGTCTTCATAGTTTACTAGGAGCCGGACCTCTGCTGCTGCCGCAGGGCCCGTCTCTGGGCGTCCCGCTGCCACAGAACCAAACGGCTCTCAACCCGCTCACCTGTCTGCAG ctGACGATGACGCCCGCGCTCATGGGAGAGAAGCCAGTGAGTCTGCATCAGACCCCTCCGTCACAAGAAGAGCTTCCGCCGGCTCAGATATCCCAGGATTCCTTGCTCAACCCGGTCCAGACACCTGCACAGCAGAGAGAGGGCTCCGGCACGGGGCTGTTTGACCCGTACGGTTCCTTCATGGACACCATCTACACGTCCTTCCTGCAGGTGAGCGAGCGCGGTGCCGAGGGCGGCTCTGACTCCACGCCGCTGTCGTACCCCGAGCTGCCGCCCCTCCTTCAGCAGGCCAGCGCCCCGCCGTCCCTCAGCCCGCGCCGGGCGTGTTCGGTCCACAACCCGGACCTGTCCCGCCTCGGCATGGAGATGGCCCAGTCTCCGGCCCGCGGCACACCCAAACTCAGCGAGGACCCCTCGACGCCGCCGCCCTGCAGGCCGGCCGGAGCGGACGCTCTGTTAGACGCCCCGCTGCATCCCGCCTTCATGGAGGAAGCGAAGACAGATGGGTCGGCCAAAGTGTGCCTCTATAGCAACGGGATCGGTTCAGGAACAGATGGAAGAGGAGACAATGACGAGGAGGATGAGGCAGATGAGGAGGTGGATGGACGAAGGCTGCAGGGATATTTGAGTCCGGGTGAGAGGGCGGTCGATGACATCAGCAGCAGAGACGCAGAGCAAGTGAGG ACTGAAGACATGCACACAGGAGCCAGAAGGGGGCGCAAGAGGAAACAGTC ACTGCAGAGGGGTCCAGACCTGCCGGGCGGCATAGACAGCATCATAGAGCAGCCCACTGCGAcg ATATCGCTGTCGAGGCCGGCGCGTTCCACCAGAGGGAAGAGACGCCGCGTGGTCCGATAG